A window of Mycolicibacterium fluoranthenivorans contains these coding sequences:
- the yaaA gene encoding peroxide stress protein YaaA, with protein sequence MIVLLPPSETKRAGGDGPSLTIDALSSPALHPLRAALVDELVALSADRETCRRALGITAAQDGEIDRNAALLTSGTLPAIHRYTGVLYDALDVDSLRGATAARARARLAVGSALFGLLRADDPIPAYRLSAGSKLPGQPTLAARWRPVLEPVLADIAAGELVVDLRSGSYAALGRLPGAVTVDVLSENSSGKRTVVSHFNKAHKGRLARALVSSRSEPDDAGKVAALARRAGMRVERTGDELTIVIAA encoded by the coding sequence GTGATCGTGCTGTTACCTCCGTCGGAGACCAAACGTGCGGGGGGCGACGGCCCATCGCTGACCATCGACGCACTCAGCTCCCCCGCGCTACATCCACTGCGTGCCGCGCTGGTCGACGAACTCGTCGCGCTGTCCGCCGATCGCGAGACCTGCCGCCGCGCGCTGGGCATCACCGCGGCACAAGACGGCGAGATCGACCGCAATGCAGCACTTTTGACATCAGGGACTCTTCCGGCGATCCACCGCTACACCGGAGTCCTTTACGACGCACTGGATGTCGACTCCCTACGTGGCGCCACCGCGGCCCGCGCCCGGGCGCGCCTGGCGGTCGGTTCGGCACTGTTCGGGCTGCTGCGTGCCGACGACCCGATACCCGCATATCGCCTCTCGGCGGGGTCCAAACTGCCCGGGCAACCGACGCTGGCCGCCCGGTGGCGACCTGTGCTCGAACCCGTACTGGCCGATATCGCCGCCGGCGAATTGGTGGTGGATCTGCGTTCCGGATCGTACGCGGCACTGGGCCGGCTGCCCGGTGCGGTCACGGTTGATGTGTTGTCGGAGAACAGTTCTGGCAAGCGGACGGTGGTGAGCCATTTCAACAAGGCCCACAAGGGCAGGCTGGCCCGGGCCCTGGTGTCCAGCCGGTCCGAACCCGACGATGCCGGCAAGGTCGCAGCGCTCGCCCGCCGGGCCGGCATGCGGGTCGAGCGCACCGGCGACGAGCTGACCATCGTGATTGCGGCCTGA
- a CDS encoding esterase family protein, which yields MPLLRRILGLVVTAVLLAGSVSVGAPNAAAFSSAGGPIELLQVPSPSMGRNIPVGFQGGGPHAVYLLDGLRAQDDFSGWDINTPVFDWFYRSGLSLVVPVGGQSSFYTDWYAPAKGNAGTTTYKWETFLTQELPAWLAANRGISPTGNAVVGLSMSGGSALTLAIWHPTQFIFAGSLSGFVNPSLGLWPTLIGVAMRDAGGYRATDMWGQSTDPAWRRNDPMVNVATLAANGTAVWVYCGNGAPSELDSGSDFGGLYSAQFLENITLNTNKEFQKRYVAAGGRNGVFNFPPDGTHSWGYWGSQLQAMKPDLQRVLGATPAA from the coding sequence ATGCCCCTGCTCCGCCGCATCCTGGGACTAGTGGTCACCGCCGTGCTACTGGCCGGATCGGTGTCCGTCGGCGCACCGAACGCTGCGGCGTTCTCCAGTGCCGGCGGGCCGATCGAACTGCTGCAGGTGCCCTCACCGTCGATGGGCCGCAACATCCCCGTGGGGTTCCAGGGCGGTGGACCGCATGCGGTGTACCTGCTCGACGGCCTGCGGGCCCAGGACGACTTCAGCGGCTGGGATATCAACACCCCTGTCTTCGACTGGTTCTACCGTTCCGGGCTGTCACTGGTGGTACCGGTCGGCGGGCAATCGAGCTTCTATACCGACTGGTATGCACCGGCGAAGGGCAATGCGGGCACGACCACCTACAAGTGGGAGACGTTCCTGACCCAAGAACTGCCCGCATGGCTGGCGGCCAACCGCGGGATCAGTCCGACCGGCAATGCGGTGGTGGGATTGTCGATGTCGGGCGGGTCGGCCCTGACCCTGGCGATCTGGCATCCCACCCAGTTCATCTTCGCCGGCTCCCTGTCCGGTTTCGTCAATCCCTCACTGGGACTGTGGCCCACGCTGATCGGTGTGGCGATGAGAGATGCCGGCGGATACCGGGCCACCGACATGTGGGGCCAGAGCACCGACCCGGCGTGGCGGCGCAACGACCCGATGGTGAACGTCGCCACGCTGGCCGCCAACGGCACCGCGGTCTGGGTGTATTGCGGTAACGGCGCCCCGTCCGAACTGGACTCCGGATCCGACTTCGGCGGTCTGTACAGCGCCCAGTTCCTGGAGAACATCACGCTGAACACCAACAAGGAGTTCCAGAAGCGTTACGTCGCCGCCGGCGGCCGCAACGGGGTGTTCAACTTTCCCCCCGACGGGACACACAGCTGGGGCTACTGGGGATCGCAGCTGCAGGCGATGAAGCCCGATCTGCAACGTGTGTTGGGTGCCACTCCGGCTGCCTGA
- a CDS encoding WS/DGAT/MGAT family O-acyltransferase produces MKLISPTDAMFLLGESREHPMHVAGLQLYRPPEGAGPEFVTDIYESIAKCDEFQPAFRKHPASMFGGISNLTWAFDSDVDIDYHLRRSALPRPGRVRELLELTSRLHGTLLDRHRPLWEAYLVEGLHDGRFGVYTKIHHSLLDGVSAQRLMIRTLSADPDDRQVRVPWALPPRTRPATPARRGSSLLGAATGAVGAMAGLAPSALTLARAALVEQQLTLPFRAPKTIFNVPIGGARRCAAQSWPLARIKAVKDAVSGATVNDAVLAMAAGALRAYLLEQQALPETPLVAMVPVSLRGEHEQDAGGNMVGTILCNLATDIADPLERLEKISASMRDNKQVFAELPRLEALALSGFLMSGIALGLLPGFVSSAPPPFNIVISNVPGARQPMYWQGARLDGNYPLSIALDGQALNITLTNNADNLDFGLVGCRRSVPHLQRLLTHLEDSLALMEHAAGQR; encoded by the coding sequence ATGAAGTTGATCTCGCCGACCGACGCGATGTTCCTGCTCGGTGAGTCCCGCGAGCATCCGATGCACGTGGCCGGACTGCAGCTGTACCGGCCACCCGAGGGGGCGGGCCCCGAGTTCGTCACCGACATCTACGAGTCGATCGCCAAATGCGACGAATTTCAGCCCGCCTTCCGTAAGCACCCCGCCAGCATGTTCGGCGGAATCAGTAATCTGACTTGGGCTTTCGACTCCGACGTCGACATCGACTATCACCTGCGCAGGTCGGCGCTGCCCCGCCCGGGTCGCGTGCGTGAGCTGCTGGAGCTGACCTCACGACTGCACGGGACGCTGCTGGACCGGCACCGTCCGCTGTGGGAGGCGTATCTCGTCGAGGGTCTGCACGACGGACGATTCGGCGTCTACACCAAGATCCACCACTCGTTGTTGGACGGGGTTTCCGCGCAACGGCTGATGATCCGCACCCTGTCCGCCGATCCCGACGACAGGCAGGTACGAGTGCCCTGGGCACTGCCTCCGCGCACGCGGCCGGCCACGCCGGCGCGCCGCGGGTCCTCATTGCTGGGAGCCGCCACGGGTGCGGTCGGCGCGATGGCCGGACTGGCGCCCTCGGCGCTCACGCTGGCCCGTGCCGCTCTGGTGGAACAGCAGCTGACGTTGCCGTTCCGCGCGCCCAAGACCATCTTCAACGTGCCGATCGGCGGCGCACGCCGGTGCGCGGCCCAGTCCTGGCCGTTGGCCAGGATCAAGGCGGTCAAGGACGCCGTCAGCGGCGCGACCGTCAACGACGCCGTGCTCGCGATGGCTGCGGGCGCGTTGCGTGCCTATCTGTTGGAGCAGCAGGCGCTGCCCGAAACTCCCTTGGTGGCAATGGTTCCGGTGAGTCTGCGTGGTGAGCACGAACAGGACGCCGGGGGGAACATGGTCGGCACCATCCTGTGCAATCTGGCAACCGATATCGCCGATCCGCTCGAGCGACTGGAGAAGATCAGCGCATCCATGCGCGACAACAAGCAGGTGTTCGCCGAGCTGCCGCGGCTGGAGGCGCTGGCTCTGTCCGGCTTCCTGATGTCGGGCATCGCGCTGGGCCTGCTCCCGGGCTTCGTGTCCTCGGCGCCGCCCCCGTTCAATATCGTCATCTCGAATGTGCCCGGTGCCAGGCAGCCGATGTACTGGCAGGGAGCGCGCCTGGACGGCAACTATCCGCTGTCCATCGCGCTGGACGGCCAGGCACTGAACATCACGCTCACCAACAACGCCGACAACCTGGATTTCGGGTTGGTGGGCTGCCGGCGCAGCGTGCCGCATCTGCAGCGGCTACTGACCCATCTGGAGGATTCGCTGGCCCTGATGGAACATGCCGCCGGCCAGCGTTGA
- a CDS encoding GNAT family N-acetyltransferase, translating to MTDLDRAAARRDIADALVKALDRRHEVLDIIVDAEDRDAAVEAIATLLGTTHAGGEAVIGLSFDRLTKESRRIIAEELDDLNSQLTFTLNERPASSAETLALRAFSGAEDRDIFEVRIQDQGAAGDGSGAPAGALDDEIASALARVEAEEAAWFVALEGDQKVGLVFGELNGHEVEVRIWIHPEHRKKGYGTAALRKSRSEMAIYFPAAPVVVRAPSA from the coding sequence ATGACCGATCTGGATCGTGCCGCAGCCCGTCGTGACATCGCCGATGCCCTGGTGAAGGCGCTCGATCGCCGGCACGAGGTGCTCGACATCATCGTGGACGCCGAAGACCGCGACGCGGCCGTCGAAGCCATCGCCACCCTGCTGGGCACCACCCATGCCGGCGGCGAGGCGGTCATCGGGCTGTCCTTCGACCGGCTCACCAAGGAATCGCGCCGCATCATCGCCGAGGAACTCGACGATCTGAACAGCCAGCTGACGTTCACCCTGAACGAGCGCCCCGCGTCCTCGGCCGAAACCCTGGCGCTGCGCGCGTTTTCGGGTGCCGAGGACCGTGACATCTTCGAGGTGCGTATCCAGGACCAGGGTGCCGCCGGCGACGGTTCCGGTGCGCCGGCCGGTGCACTCGACGACGAGATCGCTTCGGCACTGGCCAGGGTCGAAGCCGAGGAAGCCGCGTGGTTCGTCGCGCTTGAGGGTGACCAGAAGGTCGGGTTGGTGTTCGGTGAACTCAACGGCCACGAGGTCGAGGTGCGGATCTGGATTCACCCCGAGCATCGCAAGAAGGGTTACGGCACTGCGGCCCTTCGCAAGTCGCGCTCCGAGATGGCGATCTACTTTCCGGCGGCGCCCGTCGTCGTCCGCGCTCCGAGCGCCTGA
- a CDS encoding amidohydrolase family protein has translation MKTDDLILVSIDDHVVEPPDMFLNHVPAKYKPEAPIVVTDDKGVDQWMYQGRPQGVSGLNAVVSWPPEEWGRDPAGFAEMRPGVYDVHERVRDMNRNGILASMCFPTFTGFSARHLNMHREEATLVMVSAYNDWHIDEWAGSYPDRFIPISILPTWNPEAMTTEIRRVAAKGCRAVTMPELPHLEGLPSYFDEDYWGPVFRTLSEENVVMCLHIGTGFGAISMAKDAPIDNLIILATQVSAMCAQDLLWGPAMRNYPDLKFAFSEGGIGWIPFYLDRSDRHYTNQKWLRRDFGDKMPSDVFREHSLACYVTDKTSLRLRHEIGIDNIAWECDYPHSDCFWPDAPEQVLAELNAAGASDSDINKITWENSCRFFSWDPFKLTPKDQATSGALRAKATDVDVSIRPRAEWARLYDAKQFATT, from the coding sequence ATGAAGACCGACGACCTCATCCTGGTGAGCATCGACGACCACGTCGTGGAACCACCCGACATGTTCCTCAACCATGTGCCGGCCAAGTACAAGCCGGAGGCGCCGATCGTGGTGACCGATGACAAGGGCGTCGACCAGTGGATGTACCAGGGCCGGCCGCAGGGTGTCAGCGGACTCAACGCCGTGGTGTCCTGGCCGCCCGAGGAATGGGGTCGCGATCCCGCCGGCTTCGCCGAGATGCGTCCCGGGGTCTACGACGTCCACGAGCGGGTCCGCGATATGAATCGCAATGGCATCCTGGCCTCGATGTGTTTCCCGACGTTCACCGGTTTCTCGGCGCGGCATCTCAACATGCACAGGGAAGAAGCGACACTGGTGATGGTGTCGGCCTACAACGATTGGCACATCGACGAGTGGGCCGGATCGTATCCGGACCGGTTCATCCCGATCTCCATCCTGCCCACCTGGAATCCCGAGGCGATGACCACGGAGATCCGGCGGGTGGCGGCCAAGGGTTGCCGCGCGGTGACCATGCCGGAACTGCCCCACCTGGAAGGGCTGCCCAGCTATTTCGACGAGGACTACTGGGGCCCGGTCTTCCGCACGCTCTCGGAGGAGAACGTGGTGATGTGCCTGCACATCGGCACCGGCTTCGGCGCGATCTCGATGGCCAAAGATGCCCCGATCGACAATCTGATCATCCTGGCCACCCAGGTATCGGCGATGTGCGCCCAGGACCTGCTGTGGGGCCCGGCGATGCGCAACTACCCGGACCTGAAGTTCGCCTTCTCCGAAGGGGGCATCGGCTGGATCCCGTTCTATCTGGACCGCAGCGACCGGCACTACACCAACCAGAAATGGCTGCGCCGGGACTTCGGCGACAAGATGCCCAGCGATGTCTTCCGCGAGCACTCGCTGGCCTGCTACGTCACCGACAAGACCTCGCTGAGACTGCGGCACGAGATCGGTATCGACAACATCGCCTGGGAATGCGACTACCCGCACTCGGACTGCTTCTGGCCGGACGCACCTGAGCAGGTGCTCGCCGAACTGAACGCGGCGGGCGCGTCCGACTCCGATATCAACAAGATCACCTGGGAAAATTCCTGCCGCTTCTTCAGCTGGGATCCGTTCAAGCTGACCCCGAAAGATCAAGCCACGTCGGGGGCGCTGCGCGCGAAAGCCACCGATGTGGACGTCTCCATCCGGCCACGTGCGGAATGGGCGCGCCTCTACGACGCGAAGCAGTTCGCCACGACGTGA
- a CDS encoding AraC family transcriptional regulator codes for MTVSALSDRRLPVSANIDAPRRPVIELRRGGQALAGSYLYEGDGLITGWHSHEVHQIEYAVAGVVEVETDCAHYLLPPQQAAWIPAGLEHQAVMNPDVKTVAVMFDPSMIAEPGDRARIIAVSPLIREMMIYALRWPIDRRPGSVHAERVSEGFFATLAHIVTDALDHEAPLSLPTSDHPIVATALAYTKEHLDSVTVADVSRAVAVSERTLRRLFSDTLGLSWRTYLLHARMLRAMALLAAPGQSVQATSSAVGFDNLSSFTRSFTQFCGETPSAYRRRVAGTPG; via the coding sequence GTGACCGTCTCTGCGCTATCGGACAGACGTTTACCTGTTTCGGCCAATATCGACGCCCCGCGCCGGCCGGTGATCGAATTGCGCCGAGGCGGACAGGCGCTGGCCGGCAGCTACCTCTACGAGGGTGACGGCCTGATCACCGGGTGGCACTCCCATGAGGTGCACCAGATCGAATACGCCGTGGCCGGCGTGGTCGAGGTGGAGACGGACTGCGCGCACTATCTGCTGCCACCTCAGCAGGCCGCATGGATACCGGCCGGCCTGGAACATCAGGCGGTGATGAATCCGGACGTGAAAACCGTTGCGGTGATGTTCGATCCGTCGATGATTGCCGAGCCCGGTGATCGCGCCCGGATCATCGCGGTGTCGCCGTTGATCCGGGAGATGATGATCTACGCCCTGCGCTGGCCGATCGATCGGCGCCCCGGCTCCGTCCACGCCGAGCGTGTCTCGGAGGGCTTCTTCGCCACGCTGGCCCATATCGTCACCGACGCGCTCGATCACGAGGCGCCGCTGAGCCTGCCGACATCGGACCATCCGATCGTGGCGACCGCGCTGGCGTATACGAAGGAGCATCTGGACTCGGTGACCGTCGCGGATGTCAGCCGGGCAGTCGCGGTGTCGGAACGCACCCTGCGCCGACTGTTCTCCGACACCTTGGGACTGTCCTGGCGGACCTACCTGCTGCACGCCCGGATGCTGCGGGCCATGGCGCTGCTCGCCGCGCCGGGCCAGTCGGTCCAGGCGACTTCCTCGGCGGTCGGGTTCGACAACCTGAGCTCGTTCACCCGCAGCTTCACCCAGTTCTGCGGCGAAACTCCGTCGGCCTACCGGCGCCGCGTTGCGGGCACTCCCGGCTGA
- a CDS encoding nuclear transport factor 2 family protein: protein MAEPSDQPIDPGAVALAFSTHRFEDALGHLAKDVRWTIVGFMVLEGADAVIRTCRETREGLADTVTSVDRCVVAAQGDVVAVDMFSRYSGPNGVTAVAGCDIFEFADNRIAAITSYAVQVDPDSAGAPPS, encoded by the coding sequence ATGGCCGAGCCAAGCGATCAGCCGATCGACCCGGGCGCTGTCGCGCTGGCGTTCTCCACGCATCGGTTCGAGGACGCGCTCGGCCATCTGGCCAAAGACGTGCGCTGGACGATCGTCGGATTCATGGTGCTCGAAGGTGCCGACGCCGTCATCCGGACATGCCGGGAAACCCGGGAGGGCCTGGCCGACACGGTCACGAGTGTGGACCGATGTGTGGTGGCGGCCCAGGGTGACGTGGTCGCGGTGGACATGTTCTCCCGCTACAGCGGGCCCAATGGGGTGACGGCGGTGGCAGGCTGCGACATCTTCGAGTTCGCCGACAACCGGATCGCCGCCATCACCTCGTATGCCGTGCAGGTCGATCCGGACAGTGCGGGTGCACCGCCGTCCTGA
- a CDS encoding amidase: MDARTASELAGIDAIGQAALVAAGELSATELLDAAILRLESARHLNAVITDLFERGRDQAAALDAGGTLRDGSAGPVAGVPFLLKDLGASLAGAPEAMGSRALRTHVAAESAWIVQRYLAAGLVVFGKTNTPEWGNHCTTEPSLFGPTVNPWSPDITPGGSSGGSAAAVAAGVVPAASGGDGTGSIRVPAACCGLVGLKPRRGRTSFAPGAGHGLEGLVNEHALTRTVRDSAALLDVVAGGAPGDPYGAPAPAQPYLTAIGHAPDPVRILLATESPFPGPRTDPEVVAAVQAAGALLADLGHLVESGLPSIDSDAVADAIAVLHTVSNAELHALATAHLGREPLEDEFEPSTWVMVREGFRTTGVEYASAISAVHAQTRRFVAGLGAHDVLLVPTLLTGPPPYGLLDQPRGTTRAFFDVEFATTGWTTLANVTGWAAISLPLGTTSAGLPIGVQLMAPDETVLLQLAAQLEAAAPWAGRYPPAWFGQ; this comes from the coding sequence ATGGATGCACGCACCGCGAGTGAGCTGGCCGGGATCGACGCGATCGGGCAGGCGGCGCTCGTGGCGGCCGGCGAGCTCTCGGCGACCGAATTGCTGGACGCGGCGATCCTGCGCCTGGAGTCGGCCCGGCATCTCAACGCGGTGATCACCGATCTGTTCGAGCGCGGCCGCGACCAGGCCGCCGCGCTGGATGCCGGCGGGACCCTGCGTGACGGCAGCGCGGGTCCGGTCGCCGGAGTTCCGTTTCTGCTCAAGGACCTTGGTGCGTCGCTGGCCGGCGCCCCGGAAGCCATGGGATCGCGTGCGCTGCGCACCCACGTGGCCGCGGAATCGGCGTGGATCGTGCAGCGTTACCTCGCGGCGGGACTGGTGGTGTTCGGCAAGACCAACACCCCGGAATGGGGTAACCACTGCACCACCGAGCCGTCGCTGTTCGGCCCCACCGTCAACCCGTGGTCACCGGATATCACTCCGGGTGGATCGAGCGGCGGATCGGCGGCGGCGGTGGCCGCCGGTGTGGTCCCGGCGGCCTCCGGTGGCGACGGCACCGGTTCCATCAGGGTGCCCGCCGCATGTTGTGGACTGGTCGGGCTCAAACCGCGGCGCGGCCGGACGTCCTTCGCCCCCGGTGCCGGGCACGGGCTTGAAGGTCTGGTCAACGAGCACGCGCTGACCCGGACCGTGCGCGACAGCGCCGCACTGCTGGATGTGGTGGCCGGCGGCGCGCCCGGCGACCCCTACGGCGCTCCAGCTCCGGCGCAGCCGTATCTGACGGCGATCGGCCACGCACCGGATCCGGTGCGCATCCTGCTCGCGACGGAGTCACCGTTCCCCGGACCACGGACCGATCCCGAGGTCGTCGCGGCGGTGCAGGCCGCCGGAGCGCTTCTGGCGGATCTCGGACATCTCGTCGAATCCGGGTTGCCCTCAATTGACTCCGACGCCGTCGCCGACGCCATCGCGGTGCTGCACACCGTCAGCAACGCCGAACTGCACGCGCTGGCCACGGCCCATCTGGGCCGCGAACCACTCGAGGACGAATTCGAGCCCAGTACCTGGGTGATGGTGCGCGAGGGTTTCCGGACCACCGGTGTGGAGTACGCATCGGCGATCTCGGCCGTGCACGCCCAGACCCGCCGATTCGTGGCGGGCCTGGGCGCCCACGATGTGCTGTTGGTGCCGACACTGCTCACCGGTCCACCGCCCTACGGTCTGCTGGACCAGCCGCGGGGCACCACCCGCGCGTTCTTCGACGTCGAGTTCGCCACCACCGGTTGGACCACACTGGCGAATGTGACCGGCTGGGCGGCGATCTCGTTGCCCCTGGGCACGACATCGGCCGGCCTGCCGATCGGGGTGCAGTTGATGGCCCCCGACGAGACGGTGCTGCTGCAACTGGCTGCCCAGCTCGAAGCGGCGGCCCCGTGGGCCGGCCGGTATCCGCCGGCCTGGTTCGGTCAGTGA
- a CDS encoding alpha/beta fold hydrolase: MVPAIARPKLEGNIAVGAGRQIGFAEFGDPQGRAIFWLHGTPGARRQIPAEARAFAELGRIRLIGVDRPGIGSSTPHQYPNVLAFAEDLRVIADTLGIDNFAVIGLSGGGPYTLATAAAMPERVIAAGVLGGVAPYVGPDAISSGLMNLGSTVAPVLEVAGLPIRLVAGTLIKLLGPVASPALEIYARISPEGDRRLLGRPEFKAMFLDDLLNGTRKQLAAPFADVIVFVRDWGFRLDEVKIPVHWWHGDKDHIVPFAHGAHVVTRLPEAEMTVLPGESHLGGLGRAEEILRTMLEIWDRDGRT, encoded by the coding sequence ATGGTTCCTGCTATTGCACGCCCGAAACTCGAGGGCAACATCGCGGTCGGTGCAGGCCGCCAGATCGGGTTTGCCGAATTCGGCGACCCGCAGGGTCGGGCCATCTTCTGGTTGCACGGCACTCCCGGGGCCCGCAGGCAGATTCCCGCCGAGGCCCGTGCGTTCGCCGAACTGGGGCGCATCCGGCTGATCGGCGTGGACCGCCCCGGCATCGGCTCGTCCACGCCCCACCAGTACCCGAACGTGCTGGCCTTCGCCGAGGACCTGCGCGTCATCGCCGACACGCTGGGCATCGACAATTTCGCGGTCATCGGCCTGTCCGGCGGCGGGCCGTACACCCTGGCGACGGCAGCAGCCATGCCCGAACGCGTGATCGCAGCGGGCGTGCTGGGTGGGGTCGCGCCATATGTGGGTCCGGACGCCATCAGCAGCGGACTGATGAACCTGGGATCGACGGTCGCCCCGGTGCTCGAGGTGGCCGGACTACCCATCCGTCTGGTGGCCGGCACGTTGATCAAACTGCTCGGTCCGGTCGCCTCCCCGGCGCTGGAGATCTACGCCAGGATCTCACCGGAGGGCGATCGCCGCCTGCTCGGCCGGCCGGAGTTCAAGGCCATGTTCCTCGACGACCTACTCAACGGCACCCGCAAGCAGCTCGCCGCCCCGTTCGCCGATGTCATCGTGTTCGTGCGGGACTGGGGTTTTCGCCTCGACGAAGTCAAGATTCCGGTGCATTGGTGGCACGGCGACAAGGACCACATCGTCCCGTTCGCGCACGGCGCGCACGTGGTGACCCGGCTGCCGGAAGCAGAGATGACGGTCCTGCCCGGCGAGAGTCACCTGGGCGGGCTGGGCCGGGCCGAAGAGATACTGCGTACGATGCTGGAGATCTGGGATCGCGACGGCCGCACCTGA
- a CDS encoding LLM class F420-dependent oxidoreductase yields MDLSGIGIWSAQLRYGDAAAAADAAAELEELGYTALWIPDVGGPVIDSVQNLLAATTRVVIATGILNLWMHSPADVAAAHARLSADHGRRFLLGIGVSHAPLIDSKTPGTYRKPLAATAAFLDGLDKADVPVPADERVLAALGPKMLALAAHRSRGAHPYLVTPEHTATARATLGPGPLLLPEQTAVLSTDAEHARAIGRDWLRSYLAMPNYYNNLLRSGFTADELDSVSDRLVDAIVVWGDEDAILARIDEHRAAGADHVCIQVLDSDPRALPREQWRRLAAALHG; encoded by the coding sequence GTGGATCTTTCGGGCATCGGAATCTGGAGCGCCCAGCTACGGTACGGCGACGCGGCAGCGGCCGCCGACGCGGCGGCGGAGCTCGAGGAACTCGGCTACACGGCGTTGTGGATCCCTGACGTCGGCGGCCCGGTGATCGACTCGGTGCAGAACCTGCTCGCCGCCACCACCCGCGTGGTGATCGCCACCGGCATCCTCAACCTGTGGATGCACTCCCCCGCCGACGTCGCGGCTGCGCACGCTCGCCTGTCCGCCGATCACGGCAGGCGCTTCCTGCTCGGCATCGGTGTCAGCCACGCTCCGCTGATCGACTCGAAAACTCCTGGCACATACCGCAAACCGCTCGCGGCGACGGCCGCCTTCCTGGATGGCCTCGATAAGGCCGACGTGCCGGTGCCCGCCGACGAACGGGTGCTCGCCGCGCTTGGGCCCAAGATGCTGGCGCTGGCCGCGCACCGCTCCCGCGGTGCGCATCCCTATCTGGTCACTCCCGAGCACACCGCCACCGCGCGGGCCACGCTCGGTCCCGGACCTCTGCTTCTGCCGGAGCAGACCGCGGTCCTCAGCACGGATGCCGAACATGCCCGCGCCATCGGGCGGGACTGGCTGCGCAGCTACCTGGCGATGCCCAACTACTACAACAACTTGCTGCGGTCCGGCTTCACCGCCGACGAACTCGATTCCGTCAGCGACCGACTCGTCGATGCGATCGTGGTGTGGGGTGACGAGGACGCCATCCTGGCGCGGATCGACGAACACCGCGCGGCGGGGGCCGACCACGTGTGCATTCAGGTCCTCGACAGCGATCCGCGCGCGCTTCCGCGCGAACAGTGGCGCAGGCTGGCCGCCGCACTGCACGGATGA
- a CDS encoding LLM class flavin-dependent oxidoreductase encodes MGMTYPDVLHRAHRCEELGIESLWLYDHLCGPGAPEIDSLEAWTLATALLSRTERLRVGHMVLCNQFRHPAVLAKMATTLDQISAGRLQLGLGSGSIEDEHLRTGLDWGTFAERSRRLGEALEILTQAFASGRVDFAGEHYQVREMPIRPGPVQQPRPPIVVGGVGEKHTLPLVARYADVWNVPTYALGELERKLSVLRALCADIGRDPATIVMSVEAVMALSPDEATLPEVRAVAEKRFGGPGFGLQEGGLIGTAPMIVERLQHWRELGFGQVVLFTHDRGSDRTLELLASGVISEFAR; translated from the coding sequence ATGGGCATGACGTATCCGGATGTCCTGCACCGTGCGCACCGCTGCGAGGAGCTCGGCATCGAGTCGCTGTGGCTCTACGACCACCTGTGTGGGCCCGGCGCGCCCGAGATCGACTCACTGGAAGCCTGGACCCTGGCAACAGCCCTGCTCAGCCGGACAGAACGACTGCGGGTCGGACATATGGTGTTGTGCAACCAATTTCGCCATCCCGCGGTGCTGGCCAAGATGGCGACCACCCTGGACCAGATCTCGGCGGGCCGGCTGCAGCTGGGGCTGGGCAGCGGATCCATCGAGGACGAGCACCTGCGTACCGGGCTGGACTGGGGAACGTTCGCCGAGCGCTCCCGGCGGCTCGGCGAAGCCCTGGAGATCCTCACCCAGGCGTTCGCAAGCGGACGGGTCGACTTCGCCGGCGAGCACTACCAGGTCCGTGAGATGCCGATCAGGCCCGGGCCGGTGCAGCAGCCGCGTCCGCCCATCGTGGTCGGCGGGGTCGGGGAGAAACACACGCTGCCCCTGGTGGCCCGGTACGCCGACGTGTGGAACGTGCCGACCTATGCGCTCGGCGAACTCGAACGCAAGCTGTCGGTGCTGCGGGCGCTGTGCGCCGATATCGGCCGGGACCCGGCGACGATCGTGATGTCGGTCGAGGCCGTGATGGCATTGTCGCCCGATGAGGCCACCCTGCCGGAGGTGCGCGCAGTTGCCGAAAAGCGGTTCGGCGGGCCGGGTTTCGGGTTGCAGGAGGGCGGGCTGATCGGCACCGCACCGATGATCGTCGAGCGCCTGCAGCACTGGCGTGAGCTCGGCTTCGGGCAGGTGGTGCTGTTCACGCACGACCGCGGCAGCGACCGCACCCTCGAGCTGCTCGCGTCGGGCGTGATCAGCGAATTCGCGCGTTAG